A stretch of Melospiza georgiana isolate bMelGeo1 unplaced genomic scaffold, bMelGeo1.pri scaffold_29, whole genome shotgun sequence DNA encodes these proteins:
- the LOC131096369 gene encoding olfactory receptor 14A16-like — protein sequence NGLIISTVACGHHLHTPMFFFLLNLALSDLGSICTTLTIMCYDRYVSICKPLHYGTLLGTRACAHMAAAAWASAFLYALMHTANTFSLPLCKGNALGQFFCEVPQILKLSCSHSNFRKIWISSLGVCLSFCCFVFIVFFYVQIFRAVLRIPSEQGRHKAFFTCLPHLAVVSLFLSTGFLAYLKPPSISYPSLDLALSVLYSVVSPTLNPFIYSLRNEELKASMWALMTGCFQKH from the exons aacggcctcatcatcagcaccgtagcctgcggccaccacctgcacacgcccatgttcttcttcctgctcaacctggccctcagcgacctgggctccatctgcaccact ctgaccatcatgtgctacgaccgctacgtgtccatctgcaaacccctgcactacgggaccctcctgggcaccagagcttgtgcccacatggcagcagctgcctgggccagtgcctttctctatgctctcatgcacacagccaatacattttcccttcccctgtgcaagggcaatgccctgggccagttcttctgtgaggTTCCCCAGATCCTCAAGCTTTCCTGCTCACACTCCAACTTCCGAAAAATTTGGATTTCATCGCTTGGGGTCTGTTtaagtttttgttgttttgtgttcattgttttcttctatgtgcagatcttcagggctgtactgaggatcccctctgagcagggacggcacaaagcctttttcacctgcctccctcacctggccgtggtctccctgttcctcagcactggcTTTTTAgcctacctgaagcccccctccatctcctacccatccctggatctggccctgtcagttctgtactcggtggtgaGTCCAACACTGAACCCCTTCATTTACAGCCTGAGGAACGAGGAGCTCAAGGCTTCCATGTGGGCactgatgactggatgctttcagaaacattaa